Below is a window of Phoenix dactylifera cultivar Barhee BC4 chromosome 7, palm_55x_up_171113_PBpolish2nd_filt_p, whole genome shotgun sequence DNA.
GAATTTAGATCAGTTTACGCCATTAGGACGGTAGGCCTGTATCAGAATTCCCATGTTGAAGAGCGATAACAATAACATGCAGCACAACGGCCGGTCGGCTCGGCTTCCCAGGAAACGCTTCTACAGAGCTCGAGCCCACAGCAATCCTCTCAGCGACTCTCACTTCCCCATCCCCATCATCCCCGCCGATGTGGACTATTCGCAACATTTCCCTTACTTCTTCCCCTCGAGGAGTTCTGATGATGACGATGGTAGCGCGCCACCCCGCAAGATTCGATTTGCCGACATTGGTTGTGGGTTTGGTGGGTTGCTTGTCGGCCTCTCCCGCCTCTTCCCTGACACTCTAATGATTGGAATGGAGCTCAGAGATAAGGTAAGAAAGGTTGCTTCGTTTATGTGTTCAGTTCAATTTAGCGGGTTGGTGTGCTGTTAAAATTTAATGACTTCATACAGGTTACTGAATATGTGAAAGAGCGGATATTGGCTTTGAGAGCTGCAAATCCGGGGCAGTATGAGAATATTTCAGTTGTTCGCACCAATTCTATGAAATATGTACCCAATTACTTTGAGAAGGGGCAGCTGTCGAAGATGTTCTTTCTGTTCCCGGATCCCCACTTCAAGGAGAAGAACCACCGGCGCCGGGTGATTAGCCTTCAGCTGCTCGATGAATACGCATATGCATTGGAGGTTGGAGGTATCATATACACAATTACGGATGTGGACGAGCTTGGAGATTGGATGAGATCTTGCTTGGAGGATCACCCTTTGTTCGAAGCTGTTCCAGAGGAAGAACTTGAAGCAGACCCTGTTGTTAGGTTGTTATCTTCTGCTACTGAGGAAGGCCAGAAGGTGGCTAGAAATGGGGGCCAGACTTTCCGGGCTGTATACAGGCGCATATCAGAAAAGGAATAACCTGCTTCTGCTATAAAACAAAGGTTATCCACCTGGCCATTGGCTTTGCTGTCTTCTCGAGCTAATGATATGCTGGATTGTTGGGTTGTATGATAGGTTTTGACGCTTGTAGTCCAGCTTCGCtgcttttgggctgaagcttgCCTCTTTTCTTTTGGCTTAGCATGTGATCTTCCTTATTTTGGTTATCATACATTGTTGCAGTCTTGACTTTATATTGCATGAATATTTTAAGCTGCTAATCCAACTGATCTGAATGACTCAGTCACTGGGTTCTCACAGGATTATAATGAACTAGAGAACTTCTCATGCGATTTATATTCCAAACAGTGGtatagattgatatctagtGGTGTTGCTTGATGGATCGGTTATCCTTTGATAGTATCGTTTATTATGAGCTATGTGGTAAATGAATACAGACATGGTAAATGGATAGAGATGATTATTGTCATGCGAATGGAGTTGAAAATGAATTCGGTCTTTGTCATGGCATTCCTGTGGAGTATTCATGTCTTCAGACATGCAGGAAAAGGTTTAGTTCTGTATGTTTTTGCCCTTGTGcaattatttatttccatttggGTGTTGCTGTATATGTCCAAAATGTGTTGCAGTCTCCGCAATTTGGTGTATGTTGCAGGTTTCGAGCTTCCCAGCTTGACTGAGATCAGAGCTTGACTGAGATCAGCTGATGATACAATAGTCTAGCGTCGTATGGAGACTGTAACATCTGGTGCACGCTGGAGCTACCATTGTTGTGAACATCCAGCTTGATGGGCATGTACAGGATGGGAAAATTTGCGGAGATTAGCATCAGTGGAGCAACATATTTTTCCATGAAGTTGGCTTGAGTTATTTTTTATTCTCAAGTCTCTCTTTCTGGCATGAGAGATTTGACCTACAGCTAAGACTACTAGCATTTGTTTTTTGGGGGATCGATCCGAGTTAAAAATTTCATTCACAAATTATCTTGAAACTGGCTTCAAGATTTCCCTTTTCCTTGGTTATGGAGCATTATTTCTCTCTCCTTAATTGGAACAATTTGTGTTACTAAGAGAAGGTTGCAGAACTTGCCAATCCAAATTGGTCGAGCTGAAACATTTGTGGTGACAAGCATGAATCAGATTATTCATAACTCAGCCAATCATGACTGAATGGCTGCTGCGTTTTAAGAACAACATAACGCCCAAGTTTCTGGAATCAGTCTCATCTAAAACCTAATGCATGTTCCAGTTGCTTCTGAAGTCATTATATCAGATTCATAATTTGTTTCCAATTGATACACCAAGAGATCTT
It encodes the following:
- the LOC103710028 gene encoding tRNA (guanine-N(7)-)-methyltransferase, which gives rise to MLKSDNNNMQHNGRSARLPRKRFYRARAHSNPLSDSHFPIPIIPADVDYSQHFPYFFPSRSSDDDDGSAPPRKIRFADIGCGFGGLLVGLSRLFPDTLMIGMELRDKVTEYVKERILALRAANPGQYENISVVRTNSMKYVPNYFEKGQLSKMFFLFPDPHFKEKNHRRRVISLQLLDEYAYALEVGGIIYTITDVDELGDWMRSCLEDHPLFEAVPEEELEADPVVRLLSSATEEGQKVARNGGQTFRAVYRRISEKE